The following proteins are encoded in a genomic region of Brachypodium distachyon strain Bd21 chromosome 1, Brachypodium_distachyon_v3.0, whole genome shotgun sequence:
- the LOC100843851 gene encoding amino acid transporter AVT6A — protein MGIRNGSPDVNQQTTNKEIRDETTPLLPVKVEEEGFHELNGASFSGAVFNLSTTIVGAGIMALPASIKMLGLIPGLLMIIFVALLTEASIDMLVRCSHQGKITSYGWLMGEAYGQWGRIALQGSVVINNIGVMIVYMIIIGDVLSGTTSDGIHHRGILEGWFGAHLWNSRAIVLLVTTLCVFAPLVSFKRLDSLRYTSALSVALAVVFVVITAGIAIIKLIDGTVAMPKLFPELDGVSSIWKLFTAVPVLVTAYICHYNVHSIDNELEDKTQTKPIVRTSLALCSSVYIATSFFAYLLFGEGTLDDVLANFDSNLGIPFSSVFNDVVRVSYAAHVMLVFPIIFFALRLNLDGLLFPTSRHISHDNKRFSIITISLLTVIYIAAIFIPSIWDAFQFTGATAAVLIGFIFPAMVILRDPYGIATKRDKILAVTMIVLAVLSNSVALYSDAMNIFRKKEAA, from the exons ATGGGGATCAGGAATGGTTCACCAGACGTGAACCAGCAGACGACCAACAAGGAAATACGAGATGAGACTACACCACTTCTCCCGGtcaaggtggaggaggaggggttccaTGAGCTCAATGGAGCTTCATTCTCCGGAGCGGTTTTCAATCTCTCGACCACCATCGTTGGGGCTGGAATCATGGCCTTGCCAGCGAGCATCAAAATGCTTGGGCTCATCCCTGGCCTTCTGATGATCATCTTTGTGGCATTGCTCACAGAGGCATCCATTGACATGCTTGTCAGGTGCAGCCACCAGGGAAAGATCACATCATATGGGTGGCTGATGGGAGAGGCATACGGGCAGTGGGGGAGGATAGCACTGCAGGGCTCTGTGGTGATAAACAACATTGGTGTGATGATTGTTTATATGATTATTATTG GTGATGTATTATCCGGAACAACGTCAGATGGTATTCATCATCGCGGCATATTGGAAGGCTGGTTTGGAGCTCATTTGTGGAATTCTCGTGCCATTGTTCTGCTTGTGACAACTCTTTGTGTGTTTGCACCATTGGTGAGCTTTAAGCGTTTGG ATTCACTGAGGTACACATCTGCCCTGTCAGTTGCTCTTGCTGTGGTTTTTGTTGTCATTACTGCTGGGATTGCCATAATCAAACTCATCGATGGAACTGTAGCAATGCCCAAGCTTTTCCCAGAATTAGATGGTGTTAGTTCTATCTGGAAGCTTTTTACGGCTGTCCCTGTTCTTGTCACTGCCTATATCTGCCACTATAACG TTCACAGCATTGACAATGAGCTTGAAGATAAAACACAAACTAAACCGATTGTGCGAACATCACTAGCCCTCTGCTCCAGTGTTTACATTGCCACAAGTTTCTTTGCTTATCTTCTCTTTGGAGAAGGTACACTGGATGATGTGCTTGCCAACTTTGATTCAAATCTTGGCATCCCGTTCAGCTCTGTATTTAATGATGTAGTCAGAGTGAGCTATGCTGCGCACGTCATGCTTGTCTTTCCCATCATCTTCTTTGCCCTCAGGCTCAACTTGGATGGACTGCTCTTTCCCACTTCTAGGCACATTTCTCACGACAACAAGAGATTTTCCATCATTACTATCTCACTCCTCACGGTTATCTATATTGCTGCCATCTTCATACCAAGCATTTGGGATGCATTCCAGTTTACTGGTGCCACAGCTGCTGTCTTGATTGGTTTCATCTTTCCTGCCATGGTCATACTAAG GGATCCTTATGGAATTGCAACCAAGCGTGATAAGATCTTGGCTGTAACCATGATCGTGCTTGCTGTTCTCTCAAACTCTGTTGCCCTATATAGTGACGCAATGAACATCTTCCGTAAGAAAGAGGCAGCCTGA